The stretch of DNA GCCTGTACCAGGCTCTCGGATAGTAGGGTCGGCCCGAGCAGAGAGGGGACGTGTAAACAAGACACGCACAGGATCTAGGGGAAAAGGCTCTCTCCCCAGCCCCCACGCGTATAGTCAGACTCGTTTTCTCATATTTGCGCTTTCCCTACTATCtcagagcctggaacaggcttcTGTCCCAGATAATGGATGGTGCTTTAATGGAAGGACATCCTTTCCTCCAGCCTGTTTGCCCAGCAGAGGCAGAAGAATGGAGGCCTCTGTTAGCAGGGAAATCGAATCCATGCTTGTTTTAGTCTATTCTGTGAGAATATGGCCTCGAAGGTTAGGCTTTGCATATTAAGTAAGCACTGCAGTGATCAAAAAACAGCTCACAAATTATTTTGAGAACTCCTGTTGGACCACCGGTACGGTTTATTTACAATGTATTGTCTGCAGAgcttaaaaaaattgaagaaggtGATATTATACATCATTCACTCTTTCACCACACATTTTGCTTCAGGTTGGCTTTAGCAATTTTATGTCATTAGCTAATTTTCATGTTTGATTATTCCAGGTCTTAATGATGGTACTTCCATTGCTTTTGCTGTTAGTTTTACCCAAACTGATAAATAGTCAAGACCCAGAAACACAAAAGGTATGTATGTAGGAGTGCTCAAAAACATTAAGTCTCCAGGAATAAGAGATCATCAAATTTGCCAGCTGATTTTTAAGAAGTTATTTCAGTGACACCACTTTTCACTAAAACCACCTTTGCATTTGAAGATAAGTGTATTATGGTAGTAAGAACTTAAAGGTCAAGCACCTTTAACAGATTagcaaatacatacatacatgtgaCTATTTTAAAAGAGTAACGTTCAGGACAGCAGAAATTATCAGAGAAATCCTTAAAGCCACTTAAGGTACCATTAAAAGTTATTATCCACACATTCGATTGGCTATCTCCTTGCTGCATAATAGCATACCGAAAGTATTTTAGGTAaggtaagcgctttccgagccTATGAGTGAGAGTAAAGCGTCttgtccaagaacacaacacaatgtccccagccaggacccggaCCCGGACCACCCGagccggagtcgagcgcaccaaccatgaggccaccgcgcatCCCACAAAATACTAGGGTGTTTCAAAGCTGTTCTCTGTTTGACTGtggtttgttttcgttttcttcatTATCTTTTAGGAAATGCAGTCATCAATGAACATGTTTAATCAGTCCAAAGATTTACCGGACATATCAGATTGGTTTGCCAAAAACTTTTCTTCTGGCAGTAAGAAAAAGACAACCAGTAAAAAAGCTGTGGTGGGAAGTCCTAGGAGGCGTTAAGTTTTACTCAGAATTCTGTAAATTATCACTTAATGTACAATTGCAACGCGAGTGAGGGAAATGCTCAtgttaaaattttgcaaaaaaaaaaaaagaaaaaaagaagccaATTAAAACATTGAGCCCATCGTCTTTCAAAGGCATCGGGTTGTGTCATCAATAATTTGTTATCAACCGCAAAACAATGTCCCGAATTGAAACCGCAAAGGGCCTTTTGTTTAGTCAAAAAAGGTATTGAGATCCACGGCGTGAAGACGCAGCCATAGCTTCCTTCACCTCCTCCTCGTCTTCAGACCCTTCGTCAGTTGAAGCCTCCTCTTCCAAATTATCGAACCCTTGGCAAGcctcatcatcgtcatcttcattttccTCTTCCTTGTTTTTCTTAGAGAAGAGTTCACTCTTGATAAGCTTCCATGTCAGTTTTTTCTTAAGAGAGCTTCCGGTCCAGCTGCTCGAAGCAGCTTCCGGTTCATTGTAATCTTTTTGCATTAGGTAGATGCACTCTGCGATGACGGACATTAGGTAAGCCACCTGCTCGGTCTCAACCTCGATCCAATCAAACCGCAATTCCTCTGTGAAGTAAACTTCAAAGTGGACACTATCACCTTGCACTTGTGACCAGCGGCGTATCTTTCTCCACGGAGCGAAAAACGCTGTCTTATCTGTGAAGGAGGGCAATAACTTCTGTAAGAATACTTTGAGTAGATAAACAGCGACGCTTAGAGTGAGGTACATGTACAAGACGATTCTTAGGTTCTGAGCACGCGCGCTTGGAAAAACCCAATGAACGTGTTTAAAACTGAAAAGTCACAACGCTTAGTCTCAACTCTTCTCTCTTCTAAAGTTTTGACGATTCGTATTCAGGTCTCATGTATATGTACACCTGTCGATCCTTATACAGTCGGTTGAAATGTTACCCCAATAAGTAATCTGATTTCATCGTTCGTTTTTGTCGAGTTTATTGTTTTCTGGGCAAGAGGTCGACTATTTGGAAACCaatgcttctttctttttcaatgtAACTGTCGTCTTTGGTTGACAGTTTGATCTATCGACACACGACCAATCCATAAATTCTTTATCCGAGTCCATACCTGAATCTATAGCTGAATCAACAAACTTACCTGATTTGAGCATTAATCCTCTTCTATTGGCAATCAAGTCGACCTTCATTCCTTCATTTAATCTTACATCTTTCACCTTTAAATCGTTTTTAACAGTGCAATCATAAAGATAAACATAACCATACCCAAACATCTTTTGACAAAGTTCGACGTATTGTTTATCGCATGGAAAAACAGGATTTCTGTACTCCTCTATGAGAGGGATATGTTCCGGCTTAGGTTTTATTCTTCCTGATCTGATATCTTCGACGCAATGTACGGAAATTAACCGCATCGCACCCGCGTCTGTCTTCAGATATTTCTGTTCTCTTGGAATATCGAATGACCACTTTTGAAATGAAATAACTGAGCGACAAGGAAGAAAAATCAACTCGTTATTGCCGTATTTTTTTGTTGGATTTTCGATCCCACGGAACAATCCAAAAAACTGCAAGTTGCTGGCGTGAATTTCTAATGTTTTACCAACTATTTCAAGGAGATCCTCAGCGCGGATTTTTCCTGATTCTACTTGAACACGAACTGCAGGTTGCGAGCCTTCAGGTAGAGTCCACACGCATATCTTGTCTTTTCGAGGCACAGGTTTCGACTTAGCGGACGCCATGATGTTTTCTCCTTGCCTTGTACACGAGAGGGTGATTTTAAATTCAGGGTCGAAAAACCAAAACGGACGGAATTAAGTGGGCCATTCAAGACAGACACATGAAATGGGCAAATCACAACTCAATTCGGTTCAGCGGGTGCCAAGTGTtagaaaacattgtttttttctgattggctgagaatgtGGCACGAGCTTTAAAAGAAACATGCAAAAGTAGAGGAGTCGAGAAATTACTTCAGAAGCTTCATTGAAATGCTCTGaaacaaagtacatgtaagttttGAATACGACAATTTTCACCTCTGTGCCATTAGCCTTTGTATAGACCCTTGTCAGGGTTAGAGGAATTGAaaacacctttaattatttaatagCGGATCATTTTTTATTCGTATACTATATCGCATATTTATCTTTGTTCCTAAATCATCACAACTGTCGTTTGTATTTTAATGCTCTGCTTTAACTTGAATAGGAAGGAACTTTGAATGCATTGCCGGTACAACTCTGAAATGACGCTTCTGCTGTATTCGTCGTCCGGCTGTAAATAAATCAAGGAGCAAGATGATTTTAGTATAGAAGCGAAAAGATAAATGACTCAGAGGTATTAATTACGTCTATGCACTAAAAACCAAGAATTTGAATGCTTAATTATCTATTTAAgatataggtggtttgcaaggAATCTCTATAGAGACACATGACAATGCTGTAATGTTCAATTGAGATAACTCAAAAGGACCTTGGACAGCTCCTGACTATTAAACGAGGTAATAGCAGTGTTTTACGATATTATACCTAAGAGCCGATTTAAACGGTCAGGTTTTAGTTATTGTGACGATTGACTGTTAATTACAACATCatcataataaaaaaaaattgaaaaaaacagtCCACGCATTCATAGTCGTAAATAGCTTTGTCTCTACCTCTATTCACTTCGTATCGTGTACCGGTTCTTTATTGCTTAATCCGAGGATTTTCTTATGAAGTCAGTCCAGGCGCCAGGCGTCAGCTAAAATATAACGTGCTACCCGATTGGTCCAaccaaataggccatttccgagttcatgtctgcctcctcttcaaagcgagtctaagtgcgaagtttttgttatgaaaattagttttcattcatatgcaaaaTAGAACTTATTacaatcacaaaaacttcgcactttgactcgctttgaagaggaggcagacatgaactcggaaatggcctattattacAGTCTATTTGAGTGGACATTTCAAACCGTGAAGTGATATGATGtcatttcactgcagtgaaatgatatcatatcacttcacgggtatcatttttagtcacggctttatcacactgatatccacacatatgtttttttttcaatatttatttaacgATTCGCTTTACAAAGGGAAGGCAACGAAGGTGCTTAAATGTGCGTATACAATACCTACGCCCCCTAATTATCAGAGACAAAATAGAAGTAGAATCGTGGGAACAGATATCTTGAGCCCACATTTTATACAGTTGCAATTTTGATTCAGACCAAAACACGGAAACACGGCACGTTCCCAAATCGATAAAAAGAAGACATTTCAAAAACGTCTACTAAAGCCCTGGTTTTCTGAACCACCAACTAATCGCATTGCTGTAACGGAGAGAAGTGTTAACGTCGTTAATTTTTGAGCACTGGCACGGTTCAAACAATCGACAAAAGGTTTTTAAAACCCGTGTGgtggtttcattgttttttttttttctgaattcgAAGAGATACCACAggataagaaaaaaatttaTGTGGTTTAATTGTCGTCACAGGAGGCTGATCTCGGATCATGTTAAGGAAAAAAGCCTAATTGCCACGCTACATCGATGATCTTTAGTGGAATGTTTAGTCTTCATTCTGTACAGATGGCATTTTGCAGGTTAACCGCTGTGGAAATTATTCCACGTTCATCTTTTAAATTGCCATTCGTAAAAATCTCGTTGAAACGCAAGCCCAAAGGCAATCTGATGCTAGCTTGTTGACGCACGCTAACTTTAGAGGGAACTTTACGCTGTAACAATGTAACGATTCCTGGAAACACTCTATTCACTTGTCATATTGTTGGAAAAGAGCAAAATACACTTTTGCGTTTCAAAAACAAGGGATTGATTAATTTTCGTTTCTCAAACATGTAGTGGCTCTGATGACGTCAGACGTCAgatttttcttatttctttaaTCAGTAAGAGCACTGCTTGAAAGGTGTTTTCTGTGATTATAATTACCCAGCTCTTCTCATAAATAGATCACTTTAAAGCTAATTTGCAGTCAGAGTGGAATAATCTCGCTCAGGTTTACCAGCTGCAGTGGAAAAACCAGTGAACTTGTCTTAACTTCAGTCTCATCGTTCTTGCACCTTCATGCACGTATCCCCTTCAGTTCCATCTTGAAAATAACAGCAAAAACAATCAATGATAACAAATTAAAATGGAGGATATATCTCGAAGAAGTCAAACAAGGACTGTTTGGTCTTCGTTGCTGAACGCGGGCGATAATCACCAGCCTAGCCGGCAGCTCAGCttcttcggtccgacctcgccgagccgcgcccttagcaattcagtctccgatTTCGAGTAAGGGCGTTAAGTAGGTCAGGCATTTGATAAGACAGTTCATGAGGGACTTGCTATTAACTAACTCTCTCGTTTCATTGCACGCCACCGCCGGAAAACGAAAACTCTAAAGCATGCTAGAATCTGCAGACAAATCAAATGCTTTCTTTAATGTTAAGTAATTATATAACTCTTTCATTCTCATGACCTATATGTTTCAATGCACTGCGAAATTTTAAGGAGAAATCAGAAACTGGTCAGTGTCAGATGTGAAATGATCAAAAGCCGCAGGTTTTCGTGCtattgcaacctcgttcccagggcttttcaccgccAACTGAGCATGATAGGAAACTGAGGCTTGTTCACGGAGTCTCCGTTTCTTGCTCGGCAGCCGAAGTGACGACTCAGAGAGGGTTACTCACCGTGATTAAAAGATTCGCTGATTTGTCCCGGTTATGGAACTTAAGTCATGCGTTTTAAAAGCCCCTTTACTTTATTAAATTGTGCAGaagaaatttcaagcaatttgGATACCAAGAAGATGCGGAAAAACCCTTACCGGGCTTTGTGTGTATTACCTGCATCTTGGACAAACCGGTGCGTGATGTTTGCAATGACACGTCACTTAATTAAGTTTCTGAGGCCATGTAATTTTCCAAAAGATGATTAGTCCAAGTGAATCCCAACTTTTATTTCTAAAATTGATGGAAAAAATGAAGACATTTTCTAAACATTTTCAATGTTTCTTTGTTAGGCTTTAATTAATGTATGAACATAATGATTCATaacaaattaaatattcatgaTTATTTTGTCAACCTGTGGTGGAAGATAAATTGCAATTTAGAATAAGCATTGATAAAGCAGCTCTCAAATTTTCTATACTCATTTTGAATCATTCCTTTACTTGCGCAAATTGGACACTTTTAGATCTTTggcacttttcaaaatattattCTATAGGATCATGATACAATACTTCCCCATTTAGTTTTCCATATTGAAAAGTTTTAATTCTTACGGCAAGAATATTGCTTCCTTTTAATGAAACGGGGCACGCCCTGAGAAATCAGTTTTAAGAACTTTATTTTATGGCTCAACTGTAAATTCTTAATCGGACAATGGCAACATTTGTTTTCATCGAAAAACGATGGGCAACAAAGTTGCA from Montipora capricornis isolate CH-2021 chromosome 9, ASM3666992v2, whole genome shotgun sequence encodes:
- the LOC138014968 gene encoding uncharacterized protein — encoded protein: MASAKSKPVPRKDKICVWTLPEGSQPAVRVQVESGKIRAEDLLEIVGKTLEIHASNLQFFGLFRGIENPTKKYGNNELIFLPCRSVISFQKWSFDIPREQKYLKTDAGAMRLISVHCVEDIRSGRIKPKPEHIPLIEEYRNPVFPCDKQYVELCQKMFGYGYVYLYDCTVKNDLKVKDVRLNEGMKVDLIANRRGLMLKSDKTAFFAPWRKIRRWSQVQGDSVHFEVYFTEELRFDWIEVETEQVAYLMSVIAECIYLMQKDYNEPEAASSSWTGSSLKKKLTWKLIKSELFSKKNKEEENEDDDDEACQGFDNLEEEASTDEGSEDEEEVKEAMAASSRRGSQYLF